In a genomic window of Polypterus senegalus isolate Bchr_013 chromosome 13, ASM1683550v1, whole genome shotgun sequence:
- the LOC120541860 gene encoding uncharacterized protein LOC120541860: MKATFEYRQTLVHDTDKSTDILVTFPRFLDTVGLIEQDFVMLFGEETAGKFLAKWPTFFRPRVIEDSKGLVLNAHVDDLIKSAQGESDAGWDRDLASLCLLLYLLPPTSRRHKKTAKISALQAEDYLLQFLRVGTSIQTFLSNVEPSQPFLLCIGEHKKRIQNFYIIMDNKAIPCKAQTSVAAFDELFKAHFVFSTSYSQELDSFYVFIQTAVYNIDIGASKERPRVKELRARFLNANK; encoded by the exons ATGAAGGCCACTTTTGAATACCGACAAACTCTAGTTCATGATACTGATAAGTCCACAGACATCCTAGTTACCTTCCCTAGGTTTCTTGATACAGTTGGCCTT ATTGAACAAGACTTTGTCATGCTGTTTGGAGAGGAGACAGCTGGGAAATTTCTTGCTAAGTGGCCAACATTCTTCAGGCCACGAGTAATTGAAGATAGTAAAGGTCTGGTTCTAAATGCACATGTGGACGATCTAATCAAGTCTGCACAAGGAGAAAGTGATGCCG GTTGGGACCGTGACCTTGCCTCCTTGTGTCTTCTGCTGTATCTTCTTCCTCCTACATCAAGACGTCATAAGAAGACGGCTAAAATCAGTGCTCTTCAGGCAGAGGACTACTTGCTGCAGTTTCTGAGG gttggTACAAGTATCCAGACTTTCCTGTCAAATGTTGAACCATCTCAACCTTTTTTGCTCTGCATTGGAGAACACAAAAAGAGGATCCAGAATTTCTACATTATTATGGACAATAAGGCAATACCATGTAAGGCACAAACATCTGTAGCAGCATTTGATGAGCTGTTCAAGGCACATTTTGTTTTCAGCACATCATATAGCCAGGAACTTGACAGTTTTTATGTGTTTATCCAAACTGCAGTGTACAACATTGATATAGGTGCATCTAAGGAAAGACCAAGAGTGAAGGAACTTAGAGCTAGATTTCTGAatgcaaataagtaa